Proteins encoded in a region of the Triticum dicoccoides isolate Atlit2015 ecotype Zavitan chromosome 3A, WEW_v2.0, whole genome shotgun sequence genome:
- the LOC119267630 gene encoding uncharacterized protein LOC119267630, which produces MVREMPKSRPIKAAAEVVFDPSVSGPRKPRRAEAPSSSSEYHHFMGSSLSNMYHKPAPAKSTDMSDDEPDIDIEKLLKDVELFGATTWKDKNKIQNRKVVELGGKAIKKQRTPLSVAIPAMKNQQKREQKKIEEERLLGIFRKQNKNKKFEKLRPEDRVLRATEGRFKNGILDVKHLMGGPKQSSSSSFRDAPEREMRKGKKGKGKGKGKGKGKGGRRNRR; this is translated from the exons ATGGTGAGGGAGATGCCCAAATCAAGACCTATCAAAGCGGCGGCCGAGGTGGTCTTCGACCCGTCCGTCTCTGGCCCCCGGAAGCCGCGCCGTGCCGAGGCGCCCTCGTCGAGCAGCGAGTATCACCACTTCATG GGGTCGAGTCTTTCAAATATGTACCACAAGCCAGCTCCGGCGAAATCTACCGACATGTCTGATGATGAGCCTGACATTGATATTGAGAAGTTGTTGAAAGATGTTGAGCTTTTCG GTGCCACTACATGGAAGGACAAGAATAAAATACAGAACCGCAAAGTAGTTGAACTGGGTGGAAAG GCCATTAAGAAGCAGCGTACACCATTATCTGTGGCAATCCCAGCTATGAAGAATCAGCAGAAAAGAGAACAAAAGAAGATTGAGGAG GAAAGACTGCTTGGGATTTTTAGGAAACAAAACAAGAATAAGAAATTTGAGAAGCTTAGACCAGAGGACCGAGTACTCAGGGCAACTGAAGGGCGCTTCAAGAACGGTATACTCGATGTGAAGCACCTCATGGGAGGACCAAAgcagtcctcgtcgtcatcgttcAGAGATGCGCCGGAGCGGGAGATGAGAAAGGGTAAGAAAGGGAAAGGAAAGGgaaaggggaaaggaaaggggaagggagGCCGAAGGAACAGACGTTGA